One genomic region from Clostridium saccharobutylicum DSM 13864 encodes:
- a CDS encoding glycoside hydrolase family 43 protein, whose product MIRRSATFLLTFALLFGPGLNTYTASASTGRENATLGSTNKSTSAASTSALAKMPGDSNPLMTQKFGADPYAMVYNGRVYIYMSSDSFEYDSTGNIIDNDYKNIKSITCISSDDMVNWTDHGEIPVAGSNGPAKWASNSWAPAVTHKVINGKEKFFMYFANNGGAIGVLTADTPIGPWKDPLGKPMITTNTPGANGVEWLFDPAVLIDDDGTGYLYFGGGIPGGKNPTQSQIANPKTGRVIKLDSDMIHTTGSASTIDAPFMFEDSGIHKYNGKYYYSYCSNFSGTHPTGTPPQGEIAYMVSDNPMGPFTYKGTFLKNPQTYFGVGGNNHHAVFQFNNQWYVTYHAQTLGKAMGIKKGYRSPHINKVEYDGSGLIKNVQEDMQGVGQVANLNPYKRTEAETIGWNGGISTERCQAPGSMVNSINLDVTSINNGDWLAVSKADFGTGAKSFKANIASTVGGTIEIHLDSLDGQLIGTLNVNATGGEQKWKEMQCNVKSVSGVHNIFFKFNGANNKNLFNMDYWQFNS is encoded by the coding sequence ATGATTAGAAGATCAGCAACATTTTTATTGACTTTTGCATTATTATTTGGGCCTGGGTTGAATACGTATACGGCGAGTGCAAGTACAGGTAGAGAAAACGCTACATTAGGAAGTACAAATAAGTCTACATCAGCTGCAAGTACAAGTGCACTTGCCAAAATGCCAGGGGATTCTAATCCTCTTATGACACAAAAGTTTGGAGCAGATCCATATGCGATGGTTTACAATGGAAGAGTATACATTTATATGAGTAGTGACAGTTTTGAGTATGACAGTACTGGAAATATAATTGATAATGATTATAAGAATATCAAATCAATAACTTGTATTTCATCTGATGATATGGTCAATTGGACAGATCATGGTGAAATTCCAGTTGCAGGATCAAATGGTCCAGCAAAATGGGCAAGTAATTCTTGGGCTCCAGCTGTTACACATAAAGTTATTAATGGAAAAGAGAAGTTTTTTATGTATTTTGCAAATAATGGAGGGGCGATTGGAGTTCTTACAGCAGATACACCGATTGGACCATGGAAAGATCCTCTTGGAAAACCTATGATTACTACCAATACTCCTGGAGCTAATGGTGTTGAATGGCTTTTTGATCCAGCAGTATTGATTGATGATGATGGAACAGGTTATTTGTATTTTGGTGGAGGAATACCAGGAGGAAAGAATCCTACTCAAAGTCAAATTGCAAATCCTAAAACAGGCAGAGTCATAAAATTAGATAGTGACATGATTCATACCACTGGAAGTGCATCAACAATCGATGCTCCTTTTATGTTTGAGGATTCTGGTATTCACAAATATAATGGCAAATACTATTATTCATATTGTTCTAATTTTTCTGGTACACATCCAACTGGAACTCCGCCTCAAGGGGAAATTGCATATATGGTAAGTGATAATCCTATGGGGCCATTTACGTATAAAGGGACTTTCCTTAAAAATCCCCAAACTTATTTTGGAGTAGGTGGAAATAATCATCATGCAGTTTTTCAATTTAATAATCAATGGTATGTAACATATCATGCTCAAACTCTTGGAAAAGCCATGGGAATTAAAAAAGGATATCGTTCTCCTCATATTAACAAGGTTGAATATGATGGAAGCGGACTTATTAAAAATGTACAAGAAGACATGCAAGGTGTAGGTCAAGTTGCGAATCTTAATCCATATAAAAGGACTGAAGCAGAAACTATTGGATGGAATGGAGGTATTTCAACCGAAAGATGCCAGGCACCAGGAAGTATGGTAAATAGTATTAATCTTGATGTTACGAGCATAAATAATGGAGATTGGCTTGCTGTATCAAAAGCTGATTTTGGAACTGGAGCTAAGTCATTCAAAGCAAATATTGCATCAACTGTAGGTGGAACAATAGAAATACATCTTGATAGTTTAGATGGTCAACTTATTGGTACTCTTAATGTAAATGCTACAGGTGGAGAGCAGAAATGGAAAGAAATGCAATGTAATGTAAAGAGCGTCAGTGGTGTCCATAATATTTTCTTTAAGTTTAATGGAGCTAATAATAAAAACTTATTTAATATGGATTATTGGCAATTTAACTCTTAA
- a CDS encoding polysaccharide deacetylase family protein, which yields MLKSKIIKMCVGAVALSLFFSVSTSINANAATSVKIPVLMYHRIEANPNVSDTWQIGLNEFKQEMKYLKDNGYTTLTNDQFYNIITKKASMPAKPILLTFDGATMDFYNNAYPILKQYGFNATEYVVTDQIGTSWGNPSDMIRIMNENQLKTVANNKIELENHSTTHGHIANLGTAELTKRVSGATAKLGSMTNKQVKYFAYPFGESSNNLINVLKSLNVKMAFKAGGGMATDSSDLMNMPRIGIINTDNITTFTRKITTGN from the coding sequence ATGTTAAAATCAAAAATTATTAAAATGTGTGTTGGAGCAGTCGCATTAAGTTTATTTTTTTCAGTGTCTACTTCTATAAATGCAAATGCTGCAACATCGGTAAAAATTCCAGTACTAATGTATCATAGAATCGAAGCAAATCCTAATGTAAGTGATACATGGCAAATAGGCTTAAATGAATTTAAACAGGAAATGAAATATTTAAAAGATAACGGATATACTACACTTACCAATGATCAGTTTTATAACATTATTACTAAAAAAGCTTCTATGCCAGCTAAACCAATTCTTTTAACATTTGATGGTGCAACGATGGACTTTTATAACAATGCGTATCCTATACTAAAACAATATGGATTTAATGCTACAGAATATGTTGTTACAGATCAGATTGGAACATCTTGGGGAAATCCATCAGATATGATTAGAATAATGAATGAAAATCAACTCAAAACAGTTGCAAACAACAAAATAGAGTTGGAGAATCATTCTACAACACATGGACATATTGCAAATTTGGGTACTGCAGAACTAACAAAAAGAGTAAGTGGTGCAACCGCTAAACTTGGAAGTATGACAAACAAACAAGTAAAATACTTTGCATATCCATTTGGTGAATCAAGTAACAATCTTATTAATGTTTTAAAAAGCTTAAATGTAAAAATGGCATTTAAAGCAGGTGGAGGAATGGCTACAGATTCTAGTGATTTAATGAATATGCCAAGAATAGGTATTATTAATACTGATAATATTACAACATTTACAAGAAAAATAACAACTGGAAACTAG
- a CDS encoding LysR family transcriptional regulator has translation MNLNHLHYFRVLAKVEHYTQASAELSITQPSLSHAISSLEKELGTYLFEKHGRNVRLTKYGKFFYKYVDSALSELELGEKKLRSLTSDSAGTIDLAFIYTLGSHFIPSLINNFLSNDKYKNISFSFGQGNTKNIIDGLKNEKFDLAFCSFLENEPTIDFIPIMKQELVLIVSPEHPLASKNSIDLKDTAEYPFVYFNNESGIRPVIDNLFSQINITPKIACEVEEDTSVAGLVAINFGIAIVPNIPALDSFNVKILPITNPLYERFIYLASVKNAYLPPSVNKFKKFVIDNSSLNLDL, from the coding sequence ATGAATTTAAATCATCTTCATTATTTCAGAGTTTTAGCAAAAGTCGAACATTATACTCAAGCTTCAGCTGAACTTTCTATAACTCAACCAAGTTTAAGTCATGCAATTTCAAGTTTAGAAAAAGAACTAGGGACTTATTTGTTTGAAAAACACGGAAGAAATGTACGCTTAACTAAATACGGAAAATTTTTCTATAAATATGTAGATTCTGCACTAAGCGAATTAGAATTAGGTGAGAAAAAATTAAGATCTTTAACTAGTGATTCTGCTGGTACAATTGATTTAGCATTTATTTATACACTAGGATCTCATTTTATCCCTTCTCTCATAAATAATTTTCTAAGCAATGATAAATATAAAAATATTTCTTTTTCATTTGGTCAGGGAAATACAAAAAATATAATAGATGGATTGAAGAATGAAAAGTTTGACTTGGCTTTCTGTTCATTTTTAGAAAACGAACCTACAATTGATTTTATTCCTATAATGAAGCAAGAATTAGTTTTAATTGTTTCACCTGAACATCCCCTTGCTTCAAAAAATTCAATAGATTTAAAAGATACAGCAGAATATCCTTTTGTATATTTCAACAATGAAAGTGGTATTCGTCCTGTAATTGATAATTTATTTTCTCAAATTAATATAACACCTAAAATTGCATGTGAAGTAGAAGAAGATACATCTGTAGCTGGATTAGTTGCTATAAACTTTGGTATTGCTATTGTTCCAAATATTCCGGCATTAGATTCATTCAACGTTAAAATTTTGCCTATAACCAATCCATTATATGAGCGCTTTATTTATCTTGCTTCTGTAAAAAATGCGTATTTACCTCCATCAGTAAACAAATTTAAAAAATTTGTTATTGATAACTCTTCACTGAATTTAGATTTATGA
- a CDS encoding VanZ family protein — protein MGAIKSLIMLIFFIIVLNVALNKNGKYLKKDIRWQHYLFGCFFILYLMIALEEVGFPTLFEWRILLKSNQPIFNPHINVIPFNNGLEITDVLNILLFMPFGFLLPTLWEKYRNLKPTLYYGLFFSFTIEVSQLFVRNRETDINDLIMNVVGTICGWIIFNIMRKVFYKLADKTVVHIDSNDTLFIKLEPYLYIVIAIICTFFIMVE, from the coding sequence ATGGGCGCGATAAAAAGTTTAATAATGTTAATTTTTTTTATAATTGTACTAAATGTTGCCTTAAATAAAAATGGAAAGTACCTTAAAAAAGATATACGATGGCAACATTACTTATTTGGATGTTTTTTTATATTGTATCTTATGATTGCGTTAGAAGAAGTAGGATTCCCTACTTTGTTTGAATGGAGAATACTATTAAAATCAAATCAACCAATATTTAATCCTCATATAAATGTGATTCCTTTTAATAATGGACTTGAAATTACAGATGTACTTAATATATTGTTATTTATGCCTTTTGGATTTTTATTACCAACTCTATGGGAAAAATACAGAAACTTAAAGCCAACCCTGTATTATGGATTGTTTTTCTCCTTTACTATTGAAGTTAGCCAATTATTTGTAAGAAATCGCGAAACTGATATCAATGATTTAATAATGAATGTTGTAGGAACTATCTGTGGATGGATAATTTTCAACATTATGAGAAAGGTCTTCTATAAACTTGCGGATAAAACAGTAGTTCACATTGATTCTAACGATACTCTTTTTATTAAATTAGAACCTTATCTATACATCGTGATTGCAATTATATGTACTTTTTTTATTATGGTAGAGTAA
- a CDS encoding LytR/AlgR family response regulator transcription factor, giving the protein MYSIILVEDDSMQREVLKTMILSTYSSIKIYEADSESTALDIIKNNDINMFLIDISLKDSSGLDLAMKIRNMTKYEFTQLVFLTTHVDYMLQAFKQTHCYDYILKPYDKHMVQVMLNKLINKDIYDLNNENNELDKVEDKELVIKIRNGIFVRAKIKNILFIEVNGRNCEVNTFDGVYTYSNISLKKILQLINHEDIIQSHKSFAVNKNYIFKIEKLDLRLSYIYFKDYSKTALLGYKFKKNIVLEFKEVGKYYVK; this is encoded by the coding sequence TTGTATTCTATTATTTTAGTAGAAGATGATTCTATGCAAAGGGAAGTTCTAAAAACAATGATTTTATCTACATACAGCTCTATAAAAATCTATGAAGCTGATAGTGAAAGTACAGCTCTAGACATAATCAAAAATAATGACATTAATATGTTTTTAATAGACATTAGTTTAAAAGATTCTTCTGGATTAGATCTTGCAATGAAGATTAGGAACATGACTAAATATGAATTTACTCAACTTGTTTTTCTAACAACTCATGTAGATTATATGTTGCAAGCATTTAAACAAACACATTGTTATGATTATATATTGAAGCCGTACGACAAACATATGGTACAAGTTATGCTGAATAAACTTATTAATAAGGATATTTATGATTTAAATAATGAAAATAATGAATTAGATAAGGTTGAGGACAAAGAACTTGTTATAAAAATAAGAAATGGTATATTTGTGAGGGCAAAGATAAAAAATATTTTATTTATAGAAGTTAATGGGAGAAACTGTGAAGTAAATACATTTGATGGAGTTTATACATATAGTAATATAAGTTTAAAAAAAATACTTCAGCTAATTAATCATGAAGATATAATTCAAAGTCACAAATCTTTTGCTGTAAATAAAAATTACATATTTAAAATAGAAAAATTGGATCTTAGATTAAGTTATATATATTTTAAGGATTATTCTAAAACTGCTTTGTTAGGATATAAATTTAAAAAAAATATTGTATTAGAGTTTAAAGAAGTAGGTAAATACTATGTTAAATGA
- a CDS encoding MFS transporter, producing the protein MKNKYMPTAISMYINYFVHGMGAIILAQNITFLMQQLNTDKAGVSYVISALGLGRLIVLFASGALSDKLGRKPFVLLGMGTYILFFGGILMSPNVTVAFIFALIAGMANSFLDSGTYPALMECFPEATGSANIMIKAFMSAGQFALPMIISILVNNNLYFGYSFILCLAILLINGLVLFKLQFPAFKAVEKEEAAVEIEVNHKANLLIEGICLILIGFTATATFYIISVWLPTYGQEVANMPKTSSLQLISYYSAGSIASVFITSILVKKWIKQVRFVIIYPLFSLVTLTVLYFNPTPMICILSAFLIGFTAAGGVLQLALTTMSELFPTSKGKITGIVYTSSSIASFVMPAITGVISKTSVSGIILLDMGIAAVGVVLALVVNIRYNVVMKKAA; encoded by the coding sequence ATGAAAAACAAATATATGCCTACGGCCATATCTATGTATATTAACTACTTTGTACATGGTATGGGGGCTATAATCTTAGCACAAAACATAACATTTTTGATGCAACAATTAAATACTGATAAAGCTGGAGTATCATATGTTATATCAGCACTTGGATTAGGTAGATTAATTGTATTATTTGCTTCAGGAGCATTATCAGATAAGTTAGGAAGAAAGCCATTTGTATTGTTAGGAATGGGAACTTATATATTATTCTTTGGTGGAATTCTAATGAGTCCAAATGTTACAGTAGCATTTATCTTCGCTTTAATAGCTGGTATGGCAAATTCATTCTTAGATTCAGGAACATATCCAGCTCTTATGGAATGTTTTCCAGAAGCAACAGGTTCAGCTAATATAATGATTAAGGCATTTATGTCAGCAGGTCAATTTGCATTACCAATGATAATAAGTATATTAGTTAATAATAATTTATATTTTGGGTATTCATTTATTTTATGTTTAGCAATACTTTTAATTAATGGTTTAGTATTATTTAAATTACAATTCCCAGCATTTAAAGCTGTTGAAAAAGAAGAAGCAGCTGTTGAAATTGAAGTTAATCATAAGGCTAATTTATTGATAGAAGGAATATGTCTTATATTAATAGGATTCACTGCCACAGCTACATTCTATATTATTTCAGTATGGTTACCAACTTATGGACAAGAAGTAGCTAATATGCCTAAAACATCATCACTTCAATTAATAAGTTACTATAGCGCAGGTTCTATTGCATCTGTATTTATTACTTCAATATTGGTTAAAAAGTGGATTAAGCAAGTAAGATTCGTTATAATTTATCCATTATTTTCACTTGTTACATTAACAGTATTATATTTTAATCCAACACCAATGATTTGTATATTAAGTGCGTTTTTAATAGGATTTACAGCAGCAGGTGGAGTTCTTCAATTAGCATTAACTACAATGTCAGAATTATTTCCAACAAGTAAAGGTAAGATTACAGGAATTGTTTATACTTCATCAAGTATAGCATCATTTGTAATGCCAGCTATTACTGGAGTTATTTCAAAGACTAGTGTTAGTGGAATAATTTTATTAGATATGGGTATAGCAGCAGTAGGAGTTGTATTAGCTCTTGTTGTAAATATTCGTTACAATGTTGTAATGAAAAAAGCTGCATAA
- a CDS encoding FAD-dependent oxidoreductase, whose protein sequence is MKKYNNIFKPLTVKTMTIKNRIVMPPMGSNFGGANGELTEEHIKYYEQRAKGGTGLIILENVCVDFPLGSNGTTQLRMNHDCFIPGFYKLTDRLHKYGTCVAVQINHSGASAVPSRIGMQPVSSSNVPSKTGGAIPRELTKEEILEIVEKYAQAAKRVQMAGFDAVEIHAGHSYLISQFLSPLYNKRTDEFGGSAENRARFGRMVIDKVREVVGPMFPIIVRISADEFLEGGNTLEDTLEYLKYLNAEVDVFNVSSALNDTIQFQIDANYLEDGWRAYMSKAVREKFDKPTITTGNIRNPQVAEDILAEGKADLIGMGRGLIAEPNWANKVKCGKEDTLRKCISCNIGCAGHRIGLNRPLRCTINPDVINEDTLAGRKVNKTTNVVVIGGGTAGLEAACTAAEAGCTTFLFEKRAYLGGLAREIAKLPAKDRINDFPDYLINRANKLKNLITFTGTEATVESVENLKPDVIINATGSVPLLPPITGLLDRIDKEGSKVRSIFGLIKDIEMFKELDVKGKKVAVVGGGAVGLDVVEFFTEKGADVTIIERLPMIGRDLDVVTKVQSMTMLKEKEVRAMTSTSLLEVRDDNFKVNVDNEDQEIEFDFGFVCLGMRGVATLLPELEEHFEDKDVEIMNIGDSVRARRIIEGTNEGRYFTIETLERLNLI, encoded by the coding sequence ATGAAGAAATATAATAATATTTTTAAACCATTAACAGTAAAGACTATGACTATAAAAAATAGAATAGTAATGCCACCAATGGGAAGTAATTTCGGTGGAGCTAATGGAGAGTTAACAGAAGAACATATTAAATACTATGAACAAAGAGCAAAGGGCGGAACAGGATTAATTATTTTAGAAAATGTTTGTGTTGATTTTCCATTGGGATCTAACGGAACAACACAACTTAGAATGAACCATGATTGCTTTATTCCAGGATTTTATAAGTTAACGGATAGATTACATAAGTACGGAACGTGCGTAGCAGTACAAATTAATCATTCAGGAGCATCAGCAGTTCCATCTAGAATAGGAATGCAACCAGTATCTTCATCAAATGTACCATCCAAAACAGGTGGAGCAATTCCAAGAGAATTGACTAAAGAAGAAATACTTGAAATAGTTGAAAAGTATGCTCAAGCTGCTAAGAGAGTACAAATGGCAGGATTTGATGCAGTTGAAATACACGCAGGTCACTCATATTTAATAAGTCAATTCTTATCACCACTATACAATAAGAGAACTGACGAATTTGGTGGCAGCGCTGAAAATAGAGCTAGATTTGGAAGAATGGTAATTGATAAAGTAAGAGAAGTAGTAGGACCAATGTTCCCAATTATAGTAAGAATAAGTGCGGATGAATTCTTAGAAGGTGGAAATACTTTAGAAGACACATTAGAATATTTAAAATACTTAAATGCAGAAGTTGATGTATTTAACGTATCATCAGCATTAAATGACACAATTCAATTCCAAATAGACGCAAACTATTTAGAAGATGGATGGCGTGCATATATGTCTAAGGCTGTTAGAGAAAAATTCGATAAGCCAACAATAACAACAGGAAATATAAGAAATCCACAAGTAGCAGAAGATATCCTTGCAGAAGGAAAAGCTGACTTAATCGGAATGGGTAGAGGACTTATAGCTGAACCAAATTGGGCAAATAAAGTTAAGTGTGGAAAAGAAGATACTTTAAGAAAATGTATCTCATGTAATATTGGATGTGCAGGACACAGAATAGGATTAAATAGACCATTAAGATGTACAATAAATCCAGATGTAATAAATGAAGATACACTTGCAGGAAGAAAAGTTAACAAGACAACTAACGTAGTAGTTATCGGTGGAGGTACTGCAGGACTTGAAGCAGCATGTACAGCAGCAGAAGCGGGATGTACAACATTCTTATTTGAAAAGAGAGCATACTTAGGTGGATTAGCAAGAGAAATCGCTAAGTTACCAGCTAAAGATAGAATAAATGATTTCCCAGATTATTTAATTAATAGAGCTAATAAATTAAAGAACTTAATCACTTTTACAGGAACAGAAGCTACAGTTGAATCAGTGGAAAACTTAAAGCCAGATGTAATAATAAATGCAACAGGATCAGTACCATTACTTCCACCAATTACAGGTCTTTTAGACAGAATTGATAAAGAAGGATCAAAGGTACGTTCAATATTTGGATTAATAAAAGATATTGAAATGTTTAAAGAATTAGACGTAAAAGGTAAGAAGGTTGCAGTAGTAGGTGGAGGAGCAGTAGGATTAGACGTTGTTGAATTCTTCACTGAAAAGGGAGCAGACGTTACAATCATAGAAAGATTACCAATGATAGGCCGTGACCTAGATGTAGTTACTAAAGTTCAAAGTATGACTATGTTAAAAGAAAAAGAAGTTAGAGCTATGACAAGCACATCTCTTCTTGAAGTAAGAGATGATAACTTCAAAGTAAATGTAGATAATGAAGATCAAGAAATAGAATTTGATTTTGGATTTGTATGTCTTGGTATGAGAGGCGTAGCAACTCTATTACCAGAATTAGAAGAACATTTTGAAGATAAAGATGTTGAAATAATGAATATTGGAGATAGTGTTAGAGCTAGAAGAATAATCGAAGGAACAAATGAAGGAAGATACTTTACTATTGAAACATTAGAAAGATTAAACTTAATTTAA
- a CDS encoding GHKL domain-containing protein, with translation MLNDAVINSLDTINIIYLWVILNKKNNSFYRLLFSIIICSSLLTFDEYFKLNFIFAYIILITVVKVIYEKKLKDVTLELFLILFIEMSFQLIISLIINIVVHDDYINAISGELLTLVTIVIFSKVNWNKKISFERINNDVSMYFISTFSMDVIIFKIILIYNNTMISNNLFITAIIVAISVVSQILIYISIIRGMKENQKLKISKEYNEVINEIVQEIKQRQHDFVNYKNTIRGIVEVVDENKIGNAIRNYIKDEDIYDNKINELIYIDNIIMKSIIYRNMCKAKKYNINFQYRIDNDVLDSIFGYNEISNLLNNLLNNAFEEVMKDDCIKKNIEIKILKKNKIPHLIVKNQIAESNNINVNEILTRGYSTKNIGTRGYGLYNVEEIITSHKGCLEVKLESKEIVFDIYFNNSLA, from the coding sequence ATGTTAAATGACGCTGTTATAAATAGTTTAGATACTATAAATATAATTTATTTATGGGTAATCCTAAATAAAAAAAATAATAGTTTTTATAGATTATTATTTAGTATAATTATTTGTTCAAGCTTACTTACTTTTGATGAATATTTTAAATTAAATTTTATTTTTGCATATATAATATTAATAACAGTAGTTAAAGTTATATATGAAAAAAAATTAAAAGATGTAACATTAGAGCTTTTTTTAATATTATTTATAGAGATGAGTTTTCAATTAATAATTTCTTTGATTATTAATATAGTTGTTCATGATGATTATATTAATGCTATTAGTGGAGAGTTATTAACATTAGTTACTATAGTTATTTTTTCAAAAGTAAATTGGAATAAGAAAATTAGCTTTGAAAGAATAAATAATGATGTTAGTATGTATTTTATTTCAACATTTAGTATGGATGTTATAATTTTTAAGATTATTTTAATTTATAATAATACAATGATTTCAAATAATTTATTTATTACAGCTATAATAGTTGCTATATCTGTTGTTTCTCAAATACTGATATATATATCTATTATTAGAGGGATGAAAGAAAATCAAAAATTGAAAATATCAAAGGAATATAATGAAGTAATTAATGAAATAGTTCAGGAAATAAAGCAGAGACAACATGATTTTGTTAATTATAAGAATACAATCCGCGGAATAGTAGAAGTTGTAGATGAAAATAAGATTGGCAATGCGATTAGAAATTACATTAAAGATGAAGATATATATGATAATAAAATAAATGAACTTATATATATTGATAATATAATTATGAAATCTATAATATACAGAAATATGTGCAAAGCTAAAAAGTATAACATTAATTTTCAATATAGAATTGATAATGATGTTTTAGATAGCATTTTTGGTTATAATGAAATATCAAATTTATTAAATAATTTATTAAATAATGCTTTTGAAGAAGTAATGAAGGATGACTGCATTAAAAAGAATATTGAAATTAAAATTTTAAAGAAAAACAAGATACCTCATTTAATAGTTAAAAATCAGATTGCAGAGTCTAATAATATTAACGTAAATGAGATACTTACACGAGGTTATTCTACTAAAAATATAGGCACAAGGGGGTATGGCTTATATAATGTAGAAGAAATAATTACTTCACATAAGGGGTGTCTTGAAGTTAAATTAGAATCAAAAGAAATTGTTTTTGATATATATTTTAATAATTCTTTAGCATAA
- a CDS encoding MutS-related protein has protein sequence MSISVSRSFLKKDLYSNKYKRRDLNKIKTLFDLSEKNNFTIDDQTWNDLIMDEVFNELDRTYSAEGEAALYKMLRNPIMDEEELDKRGNLIELFKKDIDLTVNLRKIFFDMCYDKKNRLIEMINGLLSVSKLKYYLYTILGLTPIVWILAAIILREPKVMIILMLDIYTKIYVHNKERDTINTVGLVYLRELIDAAKILSSIKNNEIKSYTAKMKDLLNELSAIDKSTYLLTLTNSFFGIIDMLSVPFFLQESIYYKISGKLIEKKDTILELYYLVGEIDALISVAIYQNNNDGKYSKPKFIKATSLKIKDGIHPLLKKPVANSIEISKKGIMLTGTNMSGKSTFLRMVSTNILLAQTFNFVLGKEYEGCFLNIVSSLSPKDDIINGKSYYLAEAESILRIIKASQKEIPVFCPIDEIFRGTNPLERISSSAEILNYINKGKAICIVATHDRELSDMLKENYDFYHFSEEVDNESGLKFDYKLKKGISKTRNAIKLLEYVGYPKEIIQNSYKRMEKIEGFI, from the coding sequence ATGAGTATTTCAGTTAGCAGAAGTTTTTTGAAAAAAGATCTTTATTCAAATAAGTATAAGAGACGGGATTTAAACAAAATAAAAACATTATTTGATTTAAGTGAGAAAAATAATTTTACTATTGATGATCAAACATGGAATGATCTGATAATGGATGAGGTGTTTAATGAATTAGATAGAACTTATTCAGCTGAAGGAGAAGCAGCTTTATATAAAATGCTTAGAAATCCTATTATGGATGAAGAAGAGTTGGACAAAAGAGGAAACTTAATAGAGTTATTTAAAAAAGATATAGATTTAACAGTAAATTTAAGAAAAATATTTTTTGATATGTGCTATGACAAAAAAAATAGATTAATTGAAATGATAAATGGGTTACTTTCGGTGAGTAAGTTAAAATATTATCTATATACTATTTTGGGATTGACGCCTATAGTATGGATTTTGGCAGCTATTATATTAAGAGAACCTAAAGTAATGATAATATTAATGCTAGATATATATACAAAAATATATGTACATAATAAGGAACGAGATACTATAAATACTGTAGGCCTTGTTTATTTAAGGGAGTTAATAGATGCGGCTAAAATATTATCTAGTATTAAAAATAATGAAATTAAGTCATACACTGCTAAAATGAAGGATTTATTAAATGAATTAAGTGCTATAGATAAATCAACCTATTTGCTTACATTGACTAATTCTTTTTTTGGAATTATAGACATGCTTTCTGTTCCTTTTTTTCTGCAAGAGAGTATATATTATAAAATAAGTGGAAAATTAATAGAAAAGAAAGATACAATATTAGAATTATATTATTTAGTAGGAGAGATTGATGCCTTAATTTCAGTTGCAATTTATCAAAATAATAATGATGGAAAATACAGTAAGCCTAAATTTATTAAGGCAACGTCATTAAAAATAAAAGATGGTATACATCCTTTACTTAAAAAGCCAGTTGCAAATTCAATTGAAATTTCTAAAAAAGGAATTATGTTAACTGGAACTAATATGTCTGGTAAGTCAACATTTTTAAGAATGGTAAGCACAAATATACTCTTAGCCCAGACTTTTAATTTTGTTTTAGGAAAAGAATATGAAGGCTGTTTCTTAAATATTGTATCATCACTAAGTCCAAAAGATGACATTATAAACGGAAAGAGCTACTACTTAGCAGAAGCAGAATCTATTTTAAGAATAATAAAAGCGTCACAAAAAGAAATCCCAGTTTTTTGTCCAATAGATGAGATATTTAGAGGGACAAACCCTCTTGAAAGAATATCGTCTTCAGCAGAAATTCTTAATTATATTAATAAGGGAAAAGCTATTTGTATTGTTGCTACTCATGATAGAGAACTTTCAGATATGCTTAAAGAAAATTATGATTTCTATCATTTTAGTGAAGAAGTAGATAATGAAAGTGGATTAAAGTTTGATTATAAGCTAAAAAAGGGCATATCGAAAACACGAAATGCAATTAAACTTTTAGAATATGTAGGTTATCCAAAAGAAATAATACAAAATTCTTATAAGAGAATGGAAAAAATCGAAGGATTTATTTAA